The Deinococcus yavapaiensis KR-236 DNA segment CCGTCAAGGGCAGACCGCCTTGCTGGCCGTCTCGGTGCGTCGTCTCGGTCGTCCACACGCTCGTCGGAAGGCTTTCGGGACGCTCCTTCCAAACGAAGCGAGGAAAGGACTGAGCGGGAAAGGCGTCCGGGAAGAGGTCCGGTGAGGGCACGTCCTTCACGAGGTTCGTCATAGCGGCATCGTCCGTCACTTGACGGTTTGCGTCAATCTTGATTCGCGAATCAATATTAAGCTGAAGGCATGACCTCCTGGATCTCCGCCGCCGAAGCCACCGAGCGCCTCGGCGTGAACAAAGCGACGCTGTACGCCTACGTCAGTCGCGGCCTCGTACGCTCGCGAGCGGCGGGCGGTACGACCCGCGCCCGAACCTACGCCGCCGACGACATCGCGACCCTCGTCCGTCGCAAGGAGGATCGGCGCGAACCTCAACGCGTCGCGCGCACCGCGCTCGACTGGGGCTCGCCCGTCCTGGAATCCGAGTTGACCCTCATCGCCGACGACCGCCTGTTCTACCGAGGAATGGACGCGACCGAGCTCGCGCGGTTCGCGAGCGTCGAGGAGGTCGCGGGCCTCTTGTGGTCGGGCGAGCTTCGCGCGCCGCCGCTGCCGCTGCACGCCCAGCTCGCCCTGGTGCCCCTGCCTTCGGGCGCGCACCTCCTCGAAGCGTTCGGGCACGCCCTCACGCACGCCGGAGCGCACGACCTGCAAGCCGGCTTCACACGCGCCGACGACCTGCCGAAAAGCGCGGCCCGCGTGCTCGCGCTGTTGTACGCCACCGTCGAGCGCTTCGAGCGCGTTCCGCCCGCGCCGGACTTGCCGCTTCACCGTCGCCTCGCGCGCGCGCTGGGACGCGGCGATGATCGAAGCGCGGATCTCGTACGCCGAGCCCTCGTTCTCACGGCGGATCACGAGCTCAACGTCTCGAGCTTCACCGCGCGATGCGTCGCGTCGAGCGGGGCGAGCGTGCACCACGCCGCCCTCGCCGGCTTGTGCGCCTTGCAGGGCGTGCGGCACGGACTGGCGACCGAACTCGCCTTCGACCTGCTCGCCGACGCGGGCGAAGGGCGCCCGCGTGACGCGCTACGACGCGCCACGCGGCGTCACGGCTCGCCTCCCGGCTTCGGCCACACCCTCTACCCGAACGGCGACCCACGAGCGAAGGCGCTTGTGGACGTCATCGAAGACGATTTTCGAGACGAGCCGATCGTCCGCGTCGGCCGCGAGGTCGCCGAGATCGCGCACACCGAACTCGGCCTGCATCCCAACGTGGACTTCGCCTTGAGCCTCGCCGCTCACGTCTTGAAGCGAGGCGCACTCGACGGAGTCGCCTTGTTCGCCCTCGGTCGGACGGTCGGTTGGCTCGCGCACGCCATCGAGGCGGCGAGAAGCCAAGCCCTCATTCGACCGCGCGCGAAGTACGTCGGGCCGCTTCCAAACCGATGAACGTTCGAGAGATACGCGGTCCATGTCACTCGTACCGCGCAGAATCGACGTCATCGACGCCGCTCGTAAGACGCCGTCGATGATGAATCACGAAAAGCCCCTCTCCCTTGATAGGAGAGGGGCCACGCGGTGAGGAGATTACGCTCTCGGCGCCGGGTAGGCTTGCGCTTCCAGCACGGCCTTCGTGATGTGACGGCGCAGGCGGATGGTGTTGAGCATCTCGTGTTTCGTGAAGCGCTTGACGGCGCTCAGCATCACGCGCAGATCGTCGCCGTCGGCGATCATGCCGAGGGCTTCGCGGGCGAGCGTGGCGACCTTCTCGGCGGCTTCGTACGTGTAGACCTGCGTCATCTCGACTTGCAGTTCGGGGTTGCCGAGCTTGCGCGTGCGCAAGACGGCGGACTCGGCGGCGAAGGCGAGCATGGCGATGTCGGCGACGCGCATCAGGATTTCCTGACGGCTTTCGAGTTGCGGCCCGTATTTCATGGCGGCGGCCCCGGAGACGAGCAGGGCGACCTTCTTGAGATTCGCCGTCACCTTCGTCTCGGCGGCGAGCGGCGTCTCGTCCTCGTCCTCGTCGAAGGAGAACTCCATCAATTCCGACTGGAGCTTTTGGGCGGCTTGCATGAGCGGCAATTCGCCCTTCATGGCGCGCTTGAGCAGCATGCCGGGAATGAGAAGGCGGTTGATCTCGTTCGTGCCTTCGAAGATGCGGTTGATGCGGCTGTCACGGTAGGCGCGCTCGATGGCGTACTCCTCGGAGTATCCGACGCCGCCGTGGATCTGCAGGCCCTCGTCGACCGCGTAGTCGAGAAGTTCGGAGCCGAGCACCTTGATCATGGACGCTTCGACGGCGTACTCCTCGATCGCCTTGAGCTTGTCCGTGCCGCCGTCGATGGCCGCGTCGATGAGGCCGACGATGCGGTACAGGGCGCTCTCGACGGCGTAGGTGCGCAGGGCGATGTTGGCGAGCTTTTCTTGCACCGCGCCGAAGTTGGCGATGGGCTGACCGAACTGCTCGCGTTCGAGCGCGTACCGCGTGGAGATGGCCAAAGCGTCCTTCGCGCCGCCGACGCCGCCCGCGCCGAGCTTGTAGCGCCCGACATTGAGGATGTTGAAGGCGATCTTGGCGCCCGCACCGACGCCGCCGAGCAAGTTCTCGGCGGGGACTTTCACGTTGTCGAGGCGCAGCACGACCGTGGAGGACGAGCGAATGCCCATCTTGTGCTCTTCGGCGCCCGTGGAGACCCCCTCGAAGGCGCGTTCGACCAAAAAGGCGCTGAGCTTGTTGCCCTGCTCGGTCTTGACTTGCGCGAAGACGGTGTAGAGGTCGGCGATGCCGCCGTTGGAAATCCACATCTTCGAGCCGTTGAGGGTGTAGTACGTGCCGTCCTCGGACAAGACGGCGGTCGTCTTGGCGGCTTGCGCGTCCGAGCCACTGCTCGGCTCGGTGAGGCAGTACGCGGCGATCATCTCGGCGGAGGCGAGCTTGGGCAGGTACTTCGCCTTTTGCGCGTCGTTGCCGAAGTACACGGTGGGGAGACTTCCGATGGATTGGTGCGCGCCGTACGTCACGGCGAAGCCGCCCGTCTGGCTGAACTTCTCGGCGATCACGAGGCTCGCGGTTTTCGGAAGGTCGAGCCCGCCGTATTCCTCGGGCACTTCGACGGCGGTGAGGCCGAGTTCGCCCGCTTGCTTGAGGAGTTTGGCGTTGAGGCCTTCGTGCTTGGCCTCGAGGTCCTTGATGACGGGCATCACTTCGCCTTGAATGAACGCCTCGGTGACCTCGCCGATTTGGCGCAGGGTGTCGTCCATGTCTTCGGGCGTGTAGATGTCTTGGGGAGACTGGCTGGCGATGAGGAACATCCCACCCTTGAACACGTTCTTGGACTCGCTCGCCTTGTCTTGCAATACGGTCATGGTTTTCCTCCGCGTTGGAATATTGGACTCAGTATAAGCAAACGGGCGAGCGTTTGGGTAGGTCCCCAATCAGCGAACGGCGAACGAGGCCACAAAAAGAAGCCTCCCCGATCAGGGGAGGTGGCAATCAAAGCCGAGGGAACCGTTCACACGTCGCCTGCGCCGTCGTCAGTCGCGGTTAGAAGCTTTTTCGCCGGGCAGGTCGTTCCCGGTTTTGCGTCCCAAATTCTGGTCTTCATCGGGGAAAGTGAAGTCGTTTCCGGATTCCTCGGGAATCGTCCCTCCGTTTTGTTCGTCCTGCTTGCGAAGCTGGTGAACTTCCGAATCCATCTGTTTTTCGACTTCGTTGTTGCGCCCCGAGAACCCACTGCGGTGCGATTCCGAGCGCGGCTTGTCGTATTGATCGGCCATTGGGCTCCTTTCGTCGCGTCGCGACTGAGTGGCCCTAGAATGCGCCGTTCGAGCGAGCGGACGGCCAGAAGCGCGTGAACGAACCTTCACGACCGCTCGTGATTTGTTACACTTTCAGCAAATGGCCCACGACTCCAAGGCGCACGACGCCGCGCTGTACCGCCACTGGATGACGCTTCTCGCCTGGATGCAGGACTTCGCGCAAGAGCGCGGTCTGATCTTCGAGAAGGTCGCCGACTTCCCCGATTACATCTACCGCATGGAGCGCGCCTACGACCTGCCCACGACCATCATGAGCGCGTCGCTCAACACGTCGACGGGGCCGCTGTTCGTCGCGGCCGTCAGCCCTCGTCACACGGATCTCAAGGGCGTGAGCTTGCGCCTCATGGGCGGCAGCAAGCACTGGCACCTGCACGCGGACGACGCGGGCTTGCTGGAAGGCAAGCGGCCCTTCACGCGCCAACGCCTGCACGTCATCCTCGAAGGCGCGCTCACCGGCGTCGGCCGCTGATTCAGGGCAGCCAAACGAACGCGATCAGCGCGCACAATACGCCCAGGATGGCGCCGACGGCGACTTCCAGGTACGTGTGGCCGAGCAGGACGCGCAGCGGTCGGGGAGAGAAGCCTTCGCGCACGACTTCCCGAAGCTCCTCCAAGAGGTCGTTGAGCAAGCGCGCCTGCTGTCCGCTGGAGTGCCGCACGCCCGTCGCGTCGTACATGATGATGAGGCTGAACACGACGGCCACTCCAAACAGCGGACTCGACAACCCTTGGGTGAGGCCGATGCCGGTGGAGAGCGAGACGACCATCGCCGTGTGACTCGACGGCATCCCGCCCGTCTCCAGGAACTTGTCGGGGGCCCAGCGGCGCTCCACGAGCAAAATCAAAAGCACCTTGAGGATCTGCGCCGTGACGTTCGCG contains these protein-coding regions:
- a CDS encoding citrate synthase → MTSWISAAEATERLGVNKATLYAYVSRGLVRSRAAGGTTRARTYAADDIATLVRRKEDRREPQRVARTALDWGSPVLESELTLIADDRLFYRGMDATELARFASVEEVAGLLWSGELRAPPLPLHAQLALVPLPSGAHLLEAFGHALTHAGAHDLQAGFTRADDLPKSAARVLALLYATVERFERVPPAPDLPLHRRLARALGRGDDRSADLVRRALVLTADHELNVSSFTARCVASSGASVHHAALAGLCALQGVRHGLATELAFDLLADAGEGRPRDALRRATRRHGSPPGFGHTLYPNGDPRAKALVDVIEDDFRDEPIVRVGREVAEIAHTELGLHPNVDFALSLAAHVLKRGALDGVALFALGRTVGWLAHAIEAARSQALIRPRAKYVGPLPNR
- a CDS encoding divergent PAP2 family protein, which translates into the protein MNGFEELLSNRWLWTALLANVTAQILKVLLILLVERRWAPDKFLETGGMPSSHTAMVVSLSTGIGLTQGLSSPLFGVAVVFSLIIMYDATGVRHSSGQQARLLNDLLEELREVVREGFSPRPLRVLLGHTYLEVAVGAILGVLCALIAFVWLP
- a CDS encoding NADH-quinone oxidoreductase subunit 15; its protein translation is MAHDSKAHDAALYRHWMTLLAWMQDFAQERGLIFEKVADFPDYIYRMERAYDLPTTIMSASLNTSTGPLFVAAVSPRHTDLKGVSLRLMGGSKHWHLHADDAGLLEGKRPFTRQRLHVILEGALTGVGR
- a CDS encoding acyl-CoA dehydrogenase family protein, whose protein sequence is MTVLQDKASESKNVFKGGMFLIASQSPQDIYTPEDMDDTLRQIGEVTEAFIQGEVMPVIKDLEAKHEGLNAKLLKQAGELGLTAVEVPEEYGGLDLPKTASLVIAEKFSQTGGFAVTYGAHQSIGSLPTVYFGNDAQKAKYLPKLASAEMIAAYCLTEPSSGSDAQAAKTTAVLSEDGTYYTLNGSKMWISNGGIADLYTVFAQVKTEQGNKLSAFLVERAFEGVSTGAEEHKMGIRSSSTVVLRLDNVKVPAENLLGGVGAGAKIAFNILNVGRYKLGAGGVGGAKDALAISTRYALEREQFGQPIANFGAVQEKLANIALRTYAVESALYRIVGLIDAAIDGGTDKLKAIEEYAVEASMIKVLGSELLDYAVDEGLQIHGGVGYSEEYAIERAYRDSRINRIFEGTNEINRLLIPGMLLKRAMKGELPLMQAAQKLQSELMEFSFDEDEDETPLAAETKVTANLKKVALLVSGAAAMKYGPQLESRQEILMRVADIAMLAFAAESAVLRTRKLGNPELQVEMTQVYTYEAAEKVATLAREALGMIADGDDLRVMLSAVKRFTKHEMLNTIRLRRHITKAVLEAQAYPAPRA